CAGCTACTCTAAAGCGATTAACCCAGTTACAAATAAGTGCTGGATTATTTATACCTTCTTGTAAAGCTATGTCATTGTATGAGAGTTCACTTGTTAAGTATAATTCTACAACAAATATCTTTTTTTCGAAAGAATATTCTTCATTTTTTCTAGAACGACGTAATCCTTCATCTCCATATTTCTTATATTTGGCAACCCAAACTTCAATATTATTATGAGATTTTATAGCATACTTTTTCGCTAACGATCTTATGCTTATATTTTCATTTATATACTCTAGTACGACTTTCTTTTTAAATTCAAAATTATATTTAATCATAAAAATATCGACCTCCAAAAAGTTAGATTTTTTGGTCTAACTTTTTGGGGTCGGTACATTTATTATTATGTCTTTTTTTTTATTTGCAATGTATGGTGAGGTGTGGTACACTTTAAGTGAAAGATGTATGGTGGATAGTGGTACACTTAGAAAGGAGGTTACTATGTTTAAAATTGATTCATTATCAGATAAACCAATTTATAAACAAATAGTAGATCAAACTAAATCTATGATAAGCAAAAACTTATTGCAAGAGGGAGATAAATTACCATCGGTAAGAGAATTTTCTAAAATGTTAGGTGTCAATGTTAGTACGATACAAAAAGCTTTTCAACAGCTGGAAAGTGAAAAAATAATTATAACAATTGTAGGGAAAGGTACTTTTATCACTAATAACTTTGATAGTATTATCCCAAATTATAAATTAATAGATTCTATAATTGAAGAATTGGTTAGGGAAGTAAAGATAAGGGGAATCTCGGAAGAAGATTTATTAGAAAAAATTAAGTTAGAATTTCGAAAGGATGATTAATAATGAATAATAAGAAGATAGATGTAAAGTTAAAAGAATTAATCATGGAATGGAGATTTTTGGGATTATCGATGGAGAAATTGTGTGAAGTGATTTCTGAAAAGCTAAAGGAGAAAAATTATGAAACTTGCGATAAAGAATATTAATAAAAAATTTTCAATAAAGAAAGTATTAAATAATGTTAGTTTTACTGTAAATGCTGGAGAAATTGTAGCACTTGTTGGTAGAAATGGAAGTGGGAAAACAACTTTATTAGAGATTTTATCAGGAATATATAGTCAAGATTCTGGGGAAATAGAAATTGAAGGCATAGATAATAAAAATATAAGAAAACAACTGATTTATATACCGGATAGATTCGATTATTTCAAAAATTCTAAAATTAAAAAGGTTTGTGAATTTTACAAATTAGCCTATGAAAATTTTGATGAACAATATTTTAAAACAGAATTAGAAAAAATTAAATTATTACAGACTAGCAGATTATCTGAATTATCAAAAGGACAATTAGCCATTTTTAGTTTGATTTTGGGGATTTCATGTCGAACAAGGTTTATCTTTTTAGATGAACCGTTAGACGGAATAGATGTGATAAATACTAAAATGATAGTTGACTATATTTTGGATGCTCAAAGTGATGGGATTGGATTATTAATTAGTAGTCACCAATTAAATGCTTTAGAAAATATAAGTGATAAGGTTGTCTATTTAGATGATGGAATTGGAATAGGTGAAGAAATTAATAAGGATGAGTATAGTAAATATCAATTGGTGTATCAAGAAAAGATACCAGAGGAGTTACGTTGTAATCCTAATTTAAGAATTATTAGCAATATTGGAAGAGTTTATGTGGTTATTGTGAGGGGAAGTTATGATGCTACTCATGACATTATTCAAGATGAAGATCTTCTTCAATATGATAAACTACCTATTGTATTAGAGGATATCTTTTTATTAAATAGTAAAGGGGAAGATGAAAATGTGTAAAGATATTTTAAAAATCATTCGTATATACTTAAAACAATATTCAATAATGTTAATTATACTATTAATTGCTTTTTCGACATTTGCTGCTACAACTACTAATAAGCGATTAAATGAATTAAAAAATGGAGTTGCAGCTTATGATTTTCAATTAACAACAGGCATAGCTAAGGAATTGGAAATAAGAAAAGGAGCATCTAATGATGAATTAAATCAAAAAACACACGAACTGTATAAGTTAAAAGAAGAATATCAGAAAAATTATAAAGAAAAATTGTCAAAAGAAAAATTAGATGAGATGAAACATTCTTATGCGGTTGGAGCATATTTACATAATTTTCCAAGTTCTCCAATATGGACATTTTATACTAACAATGAGGATCTAAATGTACTTACAGGTGGAGGAAGTGAAAAATACAAACAATACTTAACTGAAGAAGAACTGAATAACGTTCCTAAATATAAAGAATGGTCACGAATGCAACCCGGTAGCAAGGAGTACTTTGATAAACAAGAGGAATTAGATAAAGTATATCCACCAGCATTAGATATTAGTAATGTAAAAACATTAACCTTCTTAAAAGAAAATTTAGAAGCTAGTAAAGTTAAGTTGAAAGAAACTATGTTTAGCGAAGGAACTAATATTGGTTATTATATTTTGATAACTTTAATCCCGTTGTTAATCTTTGGAGTTGAATATCAT
This is a stretch of genomic DNA from Gemella haemolysans. It encodes these proteins:
- a CDS encoding GntR family transcriptional regulator gives rise to the protein MFKIDSLSDKPIYKQIVDQTKSMISKNLLQEGDKLPSVREFSKMLGVNVSTIQKAFQQLESEKIIITIVGKGTFITNNFDSIIPNYKLIDSIIEELVREVKIRGISEEDLLEKIKLEFRKDD
- a CDS encoding ATP-binding cassette domain-containing protein, which produces MKLAIKNINKKFSIKKVLNNVSFTVNAGEIVALVGRNGSGKTTLLEILSGIYSQDSGEIEIEGIDNKNIRKQLIYIPDRFDYFKNSKIKKVCEFYKLAYENFDEQYFKTELEKIKLLQTSRLSELSKGQLAIFSLILGISCRTRFIFLDEPLDGIDVINTKMIVDYILDAQSDGIGLLISSHQLNALENISDKVVYLDDGIGIGEEINKDEYSKYQLVYQEKIPEELRCNPNLRIISNIGRVYVVIVRGSYDATHDIIQDEDLLQYDKLPIVLEDIFLLNSKGEDENV